A region of Arabidopsis thaliana chromosome 5, partial sequence DNA encodes the following proteins:
- a CDS encoding Chaperone DnaJ-domain superfamily protein: MARKGSHQKNGMDNQTKQKKKTASDSLLSNKGQGKNNEAESVLKENCQDDKQTKSSPVCETLERDMDEAKGAASLKDIDQSVASESDLAGGSRPRNEPGFTTEETRYIPFGREHIDSVMRSLLDILSTNSPSENIELAYNAVLRKLRISTATVSREMTKCMERHRPLIDSVKLRVYKGRDLVLTKMRQVFPVVFRWLMHFGSIILLLSLVWLDCAIRGFDSFIRMGTASFFSIMWCGLFSAFSMFGMTKFILISVATVLVALFIGFVVGSVTLAISGLVLLWLYGSFWTTLLFLFFGGLAFMMKHERVALFIITVYSVYSALSYVGWLGLLLAFNLAFISTDALIYFFKNKINQQSTADRPTEPVNDSSFENGPGFPGDRGPGVASTSGTDSELTSEDEIARLLNCPDHYSALGLARYGNVDMAYLKREYRKKAMLVHPDKNMGNERAAEAFKKLQNAYEVLLDSVKQKSYDDELKREELLNYFRRFQNSSQKDTRGHGFSGSGFGSSEGEGEEAFRECRQIACKKCGNLHAWFLTKKSKSTARWCQVFSNSSHLHL; encoded by the exons ATGGCACGAAAAGGAAGTCATCAGAAGAATGGAATGGATAACCAAAcgaagcaaaaaaagaagactgCTTCTGATTCTTTGCTGTCTAATAAGGGACAAGGGAAAAATAATGAGGCTGAGAGTGTTCTGAAAGAGAATTGTCAAGATGATAAGCAGACTAAAAGTAGTCCAGTTTGTGAAACTTTAGAAAGAGATATGGATGAGGCAAAAGGCGCTGCTTCTCTCAAGGATATAGATCAGTCTGTTGCTTCGGAGAGCGATTTAGCTGGAGGTAGTAGACCTCGTAATGAACCTGGTTTTACAACAGAAGAAACTAGATATATTCCGTTTGGTCGTGAACACATTGACAGTGTTATGAGAAGCTTGCTGGATATATTGAGCACGAATAGCCCGTCAGAGAATATTGAGTTAGCATATAATGCAGTACTGAGGAAACTGAGGATATCCACTGCTACTGTATCAAGGGAAATGACTAAGTGTATGGAAAGACACAGGCCTTTGATAGATTCTGTCAAATTACGAGTATATAAAGGTCGTGATCTTGTTCTAACGAAAATGCGGCAAGTATTCCCGGTTGTCTTCAGGTGGCTTATGCACTTTGGCAGcataattcttcttctatctctgGTTTGGTTGGACTGTGCAATCCGGGGTTTTGATTCATTCATTCGGATGGGAACAGCatcttttttctctatcaTGTGGTGTGGTCTCTTTTCAGCGTTTTCGATGTTCGGCATGACCAAATTTATACTGATTTCG GTTGCAACTGTTTTGGTGGCATTGTTCATTGGCTTCGTAGTTGGGTCTGTTACGCTTGCCATTTCTGGTTTGGTTTTGCTATGGCTCTATGGTAGCTTTTGGACAACACtgctcttcctcttctttggaG GTCTGGCATTCATGATGAAGCACGAGCGCGTTGCACTGTTTATAATCACAGTGTATTCAGTCTATAGTGCATTGAGTTATGTTGGATGGCTAGGTCTTCTATTGGCTTTTAATCTTGCTTTCATCTCAACCGATGCTCTCATATATTTCttcaagaataaaataaatcagcAGAGCACTGCTGATAGACCCACTGAGCCCGTAAATGATTCATCTTTTGAAAATGGCCCTGGCTTTCCGGGAGACCGTGGCCCAGGAGTCGCGTCAACTAGCGGAACAGACTCTGAGTTAACATCTGAAGATGAAATTGCTCGGTTACTGAATTGTCCTGACCACTATTCAGCTTTGGGCTTAGCTCGATATGGGAATGTTGATATGGCTTATCTCAAACGAGAATATAGGAAAAAG GCGATGCTAGTCCATCCTGATAAGAATATGGGGAATGAGAGAGCAGCTGAAGCTTTTAAGAAACTTCAGAATGCATATGAG GTATTACTTGATTCTGTAAAGCAAAAATcatatgatgatgaattgaaGAGGGAAGAACTACTGAACTACTTTCGGAGGTTTCAGAACTCTTCTCAAAAG GACACTCGGGGACACGGTTTCTCTGGGTCGGGTTTTGGAAGCTCAGAAGGTGAAGGAGAGGAAGCATTTAGAGAGTGTAGACAGATAGCGTGTAAAAAATGTGGCAATCTCCATGCCTGGTTTCttacaaagaaatcaaaatctacaGCTAGATGGTGCCAGGTTTTTTCCAACTCTTCCCACCTGCATCTTTAA
- a CDS encoding Chaperone DnaJ-domain superfamily protein (Chaperone DnaJ-domain superfamily protein; FUNCTIONS IN: unfolded protein binding, heat shock protein binding; INVOLVED IN: protein folding; LOCATED IN: cellular_component unknown; EXPRESSED IN: 24 plant structures; EXPRESSED DURING: 13 growth stages; CONTAINS InterPro DOMAIN/s: Molecular chaperone, heat shock protein, Hsp40, DnaJ (InterPro:IPR015609), Heat shock protein DnaJ, N-terminal (InterPro:IPR001623), Heat shock protein DnaJ (InterPro:IPR003095); BEST Arabidopsis thaliana protein match is: Chaperone DnaJ-domain superfamily protein (TAIR:AT1G16680.1); Has 1807 Blast hits to 1807 proteins in 277 species: Archae - 0; Bacteria - 0; Metazoa - 736; Fungi - 347; Plants - 385; Viruses - 0; Other Eukaryotes - 339 (source: NCBI BLink).), whose translation MARKGSHQKNGMDNQTKQKKKTASDSLLSNKGQGKNNEAESVLKENCQDDKQTKSSPVCETLERDMDEAKGAASLKDIDQSVASESDLAGGSRPRNEPGFTTEETRYIPFGREHIDSVMRSLLDILSTNSPSENIELAYNAVLRKLRISTATVSREMTKCMERHRPLIDSVKLRVYKGRDLVLTKMRQVFPVVFRWLMHFGSIILLLSLVWLDCAIRGFDSFIRMGTASFFSIMWCGLFSAFSMFGMTKFILISVATVLVALFIGFVVGSVTLAISGLVLLWLYGSFWTTLLFLFFGGLAFMMKHERVALFIITVYSVYSALSYVGWLGLLLAFNLAFISTDALIYFFKNKINQQSTADRPTEPVNDSSFENGPGFPGDRGPGVASTSGTDSELTSEDEIARLLNCPDHYSALGLARYGNVDMAYLKREYRKKAMLVHPDKNMGNERAAEAFKKLQNAYEVLLDSVKQKSYDDELKREELLNYFRRFQNSSQKDTRGHGFSGSGFGSSEGEGEEAFRECRQIACKKCGNLHAWFLTKKSKSTARWCQDCKEFHQAKDGDGWVEQASQHVLFGLFQKVDMPRAYVCADSKIYEASQWYICQGMRCPANTHKPSFHVNMNATAAKRGTSGSSGQKGNQRMPNTNPDETMTEEEFYEWLQNAVQSGMFDNARENPSSATASSTSSSSSKKKKKGKKQW comes from the exons ATGGCACGAAAAGGAAGTCATCAGAAGAATGGAATGGATAACCAAAcgaagcaaaaaaagaagactgCTTCTGATTCTTTGCTGTCTAATAAGGGACAAGGGAAAAATAATGAGGCTGAGAGTGTTCTGAAAGAGAATTGTCAAGATGATAAGCAGACTAAAAGTAGTCCAGTTTGTGAAACTTTAGAAAGAGATATGGATGAGGCAAAAGGCGCTGCTTCTCTCAAGGATATAGATCAGTCTGTTGCTTCGGAGAGCGATTTAGCTGGAGGTAGTAGACCTCGTAATGAACCTGGTTTTACAACAGAAGAAACTAGATATATTCCGTTTGGTCGTGAACACATTGACAGTGTTATGAGAAGCTTGCTGGATATATTGAGCACGAATAGCCCGTCAGAGAATATTGAGTTAGCATATAATGCAGTACTGAGGAAACTGAGGATATCCACTGCTACTGTATCAAGGGAAATGACTAAGTGTATGGAAAGACACAGGCCTTTGATAGATTCTGTCAAATTACGAGTATATAAAGGTCGTGATCTTGTTCTAACGAAAATGCGGCAAGTATTCCCGGTTGTCTTCAGGTGGCTTATGCACTTTGGCAGcataattcttcttctatctctgGTTTGGTTGGACTGTGCAATCCGGGGTTTTGATTCATTCATTCGGATGGGAACAGCatcttttttctctatcaTGTGGTGTGGTCTCTTTTCAGCGTTTTCGATGTTCGGCATGACCAAATTTATACTGATTTCG GTTGCAACTGTTTTGGTGGCATTGTTCATTGGCTTCGTAGTTGGGTCTGTTACGCTTGCCATTTCTGGTTTGGTTTTGCTATGGCTCTATGGTAGCTTTTGGACAACACtgctcttcctcttctttggaG GTCTGGCATTCATGATGAAGCACGAGCGCGTTGCACTGTTTATAATCACAGTGTATTCAGTCTATAGTGCATTGAGTTATGTTGGATGGCTAGGTCTTCTATTGGCTTTTAATCTTGCTTTCATCTCAACCGATGCTCTCATATATTTCttcaagaataaaataaatcagcAGAGCACTGCTGATAGACCCACTGAGCCCGTAAATGATTCATCTTTTGAAAATGGCCCTGGCTTTCCGGGAGACCGTGGCCCAGGAGTCGCGTCAACTAGCGGAACAGACTCTGAGTTAACATCTGAAGATGAAATTGCTCGGTTACTGAATTGTCCTGACCACTATTCAGCTTTGGGCTTAGCTCGATATGGGAATGTTGATATGGCTTATCTCAAACGAGAATATAGGAAAAAG GCGATGCTAGTCCATCCTGATAAGAATATGGGGAATGAGAGAGCAGCTGAAGCTTTTAAGAAACTTCAGAATGCATATGAG GTATTACTTGATTCTGTAAAGCAAAAATcatatgatgatgaattgaaGAGGGAAGAACTACTGAACTACTTTCGGAGGTTTCAGAACTCTTCTCAAAAG GACACTCGGGGACACGGTTTCTCTGGGTCGGGTTTTGGAAGCTCAGAAGGTGAAGGAGAGGAAGCATTTAGAGAGTGTAGACAGATAGCGTGTAAAAAATGTGGCAATCTCCATGCCTGGTTTCttacaaagaaatcaaaatctacaGCTAGATGGTGCCAG GATTGCAAGGAATTCCATCAAGCAAAAGATGGAGATGGTTGGGTTGAACAAGCTTCCCAGCACGTCTTGTTCGGGCTATTTCAAAAG GTTGATATGCCGCGTGCTTATGTTTGTGCAGACAGCAAAATATATGAAGCTTCTCAGTGGTATATCTGTCAG GGAATGAGATGTCCTGCAAACACCCACAAGCCGAGCTTCCATGTGAACATGAACGCGACAGCTGCCAAACGAGGAACAAGTGGTTCTTCAGGGCAAAAAGGAAACCAGAGAATGCCAAACACAAACCCGGACGAAACAATGACAGAGGAAGAGTTCTATGAGTGGTTGCAGAACGCGGTTCAATCTGGTATGTTTGATAATGCAAGAGAGAACCCGTCTTCAGCAACCGCCAGTAGCACTAGTAGTAGTAGCagcaagaaaaagaaaaagggaaagaagcAATGGTGA
- a CDS encoding F-box family protein (F-box family protein; CONTAINS InterPro DOMAIN/s: F-box domain, cyclin-like (InterPro:IPR001810), F-box domain, Skp2-like (InterPro:IPR022364), F-box associated interaction domain (InterPro:IPR017451); BEST Arabidopsis thaliana protein match is: F-box family protein (TAIR:AT1G33530.1); Has 1807 Blast hits to 1807 proteins in 277 species: Archae - 0; Bacteria - 0; Metazoa - 736; Fungi - 347; Plants - 385; Viruses - 0; Other Eukaryotes - 339 (source: NCBI BLink).): protein MDNQKGALFPDEVILQILARLPVKSLFRFKSVCKSWYRLPSDKYFTSLFNQLSVKEQLLVAEVSDSSSLICVDNLRGVSELSLDFVRDRVRIRVSSNGLLCCSSIPEKGVYYVCNPSTREYRKLPKSRERPVTRFYPDGEATLVGLACDLSKNKFNVVLAGYHRSFGQRPDGSFICLVFDSESNKWRKFVSVLEECSFTHMSKNQVVFVNGMLHWLMSGLCYILALDVEHDVWRKISLPDEIRIGNGGGNRVYLLESDGFLSVIQLSDVWMKIWKMSEYETETWSVVDSISLRCIKGLVPGIFPICQTGEYVFLATHKQVLVYQRRSKLWKEMFSVKGSSSLPLWFSAHAFRSTIVPCN from the coding sequence ATGGATAACCAAAAAGGTGCTCTCTTTCCCGATGAGGTTATTCTCCAGATTCTTGCTAGATTACCTGTTAAATCTCTCTTCAGGTTCAAATCCGTTTGCAAATCATGGTACAGATTACCTTCTGACAAATATTTCACTTCCTTGTTCAATCAACTCTCTGTAAAAGAGCAATTGCTTGTGGCTGAAGTATCAGATTCTTCTAGTTTGATCTGTGTTGATAATCTGAGAGGTGTTTCTGAGTTATCATTGGATTTTGTTAGAGATAGGGTGaggattagggtttcttctaATGGTTTGTTGTGTTGTTCAAGCATTCCTGAAAAGGGTGTTTACTATGTTTGTAATCCGTCGACTAGAGAGTATAGGAAATTGCCTAAGAGTCGAGAAAGACCTGTTACTCGGTTTTACCCTGATGGTGAGGCTACTCTTGTTGGTTTGGCTTGTGATTTGAGTAAGAACAAGTTTAATGTGGTGTTGGCTGGTTACCATAGGTCTTTTGGTCAGAGACCTGATGGGAGTTTCATTTGCTTGGTGTTTGATTCTGAGAGTAACAAATGGAGGAAGTTTGTTTCGGTGTTAGAAGAATGTAGTTTCACACACATGAGTAAGAACCAAGTGGTGTTTGTTAATGGGATGCTTCATTGGTTGATGAGTGGTTTGTGTTATATACTTGCGCTTGATGTTGAACATGATGTGTGGAGAAAGATTTCTTTGCCCGATGAGATTAGAATTGGGAATGGTGGTGGTAATCGGGTTTATCTCTTGGAATCCGATGGGTTTTTGTCGGTGATTCAGTTATCAGATGTATGGATGAAGATTTGGAAGATGAGTGAGTATGAGACTGAAACTTGGAGTGTTGTTGATAGCATAAGTTTAAGGTGTATTAAAGGCTTGGTACCTGGAATCTTCCCGATTTGTCAGACCGGTGAGTATGTTTTCTTGGCTACTCAtaaacaggttttggtgtatCAAAGACGAAGTAAGTTATGGAAAGAGATGTTTTCTGTAAAAGGAAGCTCTTCTCTGCCTTTGTGGTTCTCTGCTCACGCCTTTCGCAGCACCATAGTACCCTGTAATTAA
- a CDS encoding uncharacterized protein (unknown protein; Has 1807 Blast hits to 1807 proteins in 277 species: Archae - 0; Bacteria - 0; Metazoa - 736; Fungi - 347; Plants - 385; Viruses - 0; Other Eukaryotes - 339 (source: NCBI BLink).) yields the protein MESTMSAQVTSLLVANFSGMCTSNGQSTKTRNKLWILERYRQVFRLRMVLYIINWRDINFGSCQSQKKSISFTCRGGSSPLGDEVYDWCRQPRCRFFYRLFRSGGDGVFPNRMVGFLIVFGGVTERQG from the exons ATGGAAAGTACAATGTCCGCCCAAGTTACGTCACTTCTTGTAGCAAATTTTAGCGGGATGTGTACCAGTAATGGACAATCTACGAAAACGCGGAATAAACT ATGGATCTTGGAAAGATACCGACAAGTTTTCAGGCTTAGGATGGTACTGTACATCATCAACTGGAGAGACATCAACTTTGGGAGCTGCCAATCTCAGAAGAAGTCTATCTCCTTTACATGCCGAGGTGGAAGCTCTCCTCTGGGCGATGAAGTGTATGATTGGTGCCGACAACCAAGATGTAGATTTTTTTACAGACTGTTCAGATCTGGTGGAGATGGTGTCTTCCCCAACCGAATGGTCGGCTTTCTCATCGTATTTGGAGGAGTTACAGAGCGACAAGGATGA
- a CDS encoding plant/protein (Protein of unknown function, DUF538) (Protein of unknown function, DUF538; CONTAINS InterPro DOMAIN/s: Protein of unknown function DUF538 (InterPro:IPR007493); BEST Arabidopsis thaliana protein match is: Protein of unknown function, DUF538 (TAIR:AT1G09310.1); Has 1807 Blast hits to 1807 proteins in 277 species: Archae - 0; Bacteria - 0; Metazoa - 736; Fungi - 347; Plants - 385; Viruses - 0; Other Eukaryotes - 339 (source: NCBI BLink).) has translation MVTEAMKAKAEVYHGDKTCREKFGSLLSEIGLPNRLLSNKEIKECGYVKDTGFVWLKHKEKKKEDQKRRYQDLLRFDNVVVCFEDEVTAYFEPNRIKKLTGVKAKEFMVWISLGEIQVNRSSGLITFKTEVGLLSKSLPLSVFEDVHGDDHDLKEKPKKELKLNKTKIYLY, from the coding sequence atgGTGACAGAAGCCATGAAAGCCAAGGCAGAGGTGTACCATGGAGACAAGACATGCAGAGAGAAATTCGGTTCGCTTTTATCCGAAATCGGGTTACCAAACCGGCTCCTTAGTAACAAGGAGATCAAAGAATGTGGATACGTGAAGGACACGGGTTTCGTTTGGTTAAAgcacaaggagaagaagaaagaagatcagAAAAGGAGATATCAAGACTTGTTAAGATTCGATAACGTTGTCGTATGTTTCGAAGATGAAGTCACTGCGTATTTCGAGCCTAACAGGATCAAGAAACTCACTGGGGTTAAGGCTAAGGAGTTCATGGTTTGGATCTCGCTTGGCGAGATTCAAGTGAACCGTTCCTCTGGTTTGATTACATTTAAGACTGAGGTCGGTTTATTGTCCAAGTCATTGCCTTTGTCGGTGTTTGAAGACGTTCATGGTGATGATCATGATCTCAAGGAGAagccaaaaaaagaactaaaactcaacaaaaccaaaatctatttGTACTAA